The genomic window CAACACTTGAAAAGATAGAAGGGCTTACGAAAAGGCATCCCGGAGCATTTAGGTATGTCGACAAGAAGAACGAAGGGCTTGCAAAGACACTTAACCTCGGCTTATCCATGGCAAAGGGCAGCTATTTCGCCGAGCTTGCTTCCGATGATTCGCTTATCCCTGGGAGCATAGTGAAGAGGGTTGAGTTCCTTGAGAAAAACCCCGGCATCGATGCCGTGTTTGCGGATTGCCTGCTCATGTACGGGAATGAAAAAACCAATAAGCGCCTTATAAAGGACTCTGGCAAGACAGGGCACAGGAGCCCGGTGCACGGTCTCGTGGATTACATAAGCAAGGCAACCGAGATATTTTTCCCAACCGGCATGATAAGAACAGACACTCTAAGAAGGCTCGGGGGCTTTGACGAGGATTTTAGATATTGCGAAGACATGCTCATGCGCTACGTGCTGACACTTAAGACGAAGATAGAGTATATCGACGAGCCTGTGATGAACTACCGGCGCCACCCGTCGAACGTGTCGGGCAGCCCGTTAAGGATTGTGCCTGAGAAGATACTTGCGTTAGATAAGCTTACGCGTATGACCGACGACCCTGCAGTGAAGAGATGGATAGATAAGCGGCTCTTCAAGTACAATGTCGCATATTTTCGGGACGGCATAAAGGCCGGTATGGACAGGGAAAAGCTAAAGCCCTATATAAGGCGCGCAAGAGAGATGCGGCCGTGGTCTCTAAAGGCGTTGTATCTTAGGTTGCTTCTTGCGTTTTAGGAATGGAGATACGGCGTGGTCATTGTAAAACTTACGGGCGGGCTCGGTAACCAGATGTTCCAGTACGCTGCTGCCAGGGCGGTTGCGCTTCGCCGTAACTCAGAGCTCAAGCTCGATACCGGGGATTTCGGCAATATAACGGGCTTTGCCGGAGTGGATTCGAGATATTATGCGCTCGGGTGTTTTGCTCTTGATGTAAAGGTTGCAACAAAGGACGAGATCATGGCGTGCAGAGAATCATGGCGGGATTCTTTGCCAAAAGGGCTTAGGCGTTCGCTCGACTCGGTGACGCCCGCGTCGATGCTTCGTTATGTAAAGGAAAGGCAGTTTAACTTCGATAAGCGCATACTTTCGCTCGGGGAAAATGTGTATATGGAAGGCAACTGGCAAAGCGAGAAATATTTTAGCGACGCAAGGGGAGCAATAAGGAGCGACTTCGCGTTCAAGGGCGCTCTTTCCGGACGCAACATGGAATTGGCTTCCATGATGGGCCAGGCAGATGCCATTTCACTTCATGTAAGAAGGGGCGATTATGTCACCAACGCTAAGACCAACGCCGTGCACGGCACTTGCACGCTTGAGTATTACGGCGAGGCCATGAAAAGGGCGGCAGCCGATCTGGCCATGCCGCATTTTTTCGTGTTCTCCGACGATATCGCATGGACAAAGGCCAATATTAAA from Deltaproteobacteria bacterium includes these protein-coding regions:
- a CDS encoding glycosyltransferase; this encodes MPEQMPVVTVVIPAYNHAPYIEECVESILAERYPALDLIVINDGSTDSTLEKIEGLTKRHPGAFRYVDKKNEGLAKTLNLGLSMAKGSYFAELASDDSLIPGSIVKRVEFLEKNPGIDAVFADCLLMYGNEKTNKRLIKDSGKTGHRSPVHGLVDYISKATEIFFPTGMIRTDTLRRLGGFDEDFRYCEDMLMRYVLTLKTKIEYIDEPVMNYRRHPSNVSGSPLRIVPEKILALDKLTRMTDDPAVKRWIDKRLFKYNVAYFRDGIKAGMDREKLKPYIRRAREMRPWSLKALYLRLLLAF
- a CDS encoding alpha-1,2-fucosyltransferase, with the protein product MVIVKLTGGLGNQMFQYAAARAVALRRNSELKLDTGDFGNITGFAGVDSRYYALGCFALDVKVATKDEIMACRESWRDSLPKGLRRSLDSVTPASMLRYVKERQFNFDKRILSLGENVYMEGNWQSEKYFSDARGAIRSDFAFKGALSGRNMELASMMGQADAISLHVRRGDYVTNAKTNAVHGTCTLEYYGEAMKRAAADLAMPHFFVFSDDIAWTKANIKSEFPTTFADGNIERPYEDMHLMSLCKHHIIANSSFSWWGAWLGANPLKRVFAPPNWFASFDKDTRDLIPERWVRV